One genomic region from Apodemus sylvaticus chromosome 1, mApoSyl1.1, whole genome shotgun sequence encodes:
- the Dkkl1 gene encoding dickkopf-like protein 1 has translation MCRLRVLLLLLSLAVVLSSAVPIHDADAQQNSSGFLGLQSLLQSFSRLFLKNDLLQDLDNFFSSPVDFRDLPRNFHQEENQEHRLGNHTLSSHVQIDKVTDNQTGEVVISEKVEASIEPEGNPEGDWKVPKVEAKETLVPVQKVTDSSHPEPRRVAFWIMKMPRRRIQPDVQDGSRWLLEKRHRMQAIRDGLRGGAHDDGLEEGVHVPQHAKLPVRKTHFLYILRPSQQL, from the exons ATGTGTCGCCTGAgggtcctgctgctgctgctctccttGGCAGTCGTGTTGTCCTCTGCTGTCCCGATCCATGATGCCGACGCTCAGCAGAACTCCTCTGGGTTCCTGGGCCTTCAGAGTCTTCTCCAAAGCTTTAGTCGACTGTTTCTAAAA AATGACCTGCTACAAGACTTGGACAACTTCTTTTCCTCCCCCGTGGACTTCCGAGACCTTCCTAGGAACTTCCATCAGGAAGAGAACCAGGAGCACAGACTGGGAAACCATACCCTCTCCAGCCATGTACAGATAGACAag GTGACTGACAACCAGACAGGGGAGGTTGTCATCTCTGAGAAGGTGGAGGCCTCCATTGAGCCAGAAGGGAACCCAGAAGGTGACTGGAAG GTTCCCAAAGTGGAGGCAAAAGAGACCCTGGTGCCCGTGCAGAAGGTGACCGACAGCTCGCACCCAGAGCCCCGGCGGGTGGCGTTCTGGATCATGAAGATGCCGAGGCGGAGGATCCAGCCAGACGTCCAGGATGGAAGCCGCTGGCTCCTAGAAAAGCGACATCGCATGCAGGCCATCCGGGACGGGCTCCGTGGGGGCGCCCACGACGACGGCCTTGAGGAAGGGGTGCATGTCCCCCAACACGCCAAGCTGCCTGTCCGAAAGACacactttctctacatcctcaggCCGTCCCAGCAGCTGTAA